In Pseudorasbora parva isolate DD20220531a chromosome 9, ASM2467924v1, whole genome shotgun sequence, the sequence TGTACAGGCACACCATTCTTATCATGTTTTCTAGTCTTGTGCAATATACTTGTTTAAGTGCAAGTTAttcaataataaaacattaaaaaacactaAACGCTAAGAGTGCAGCCGTGTGCTTGATGTGACCATCAGAGAAAATTGTTTGAATTTATTGTTTACATGACAACGATGTACTAAAATGGAAACGTGTTTTCTCTGTGCTTTTCATGTGCAGACGACAACGCTGTTAATTATCCTCATTCACACAGATCTACGAAAActacaaaaatgctgaattctTCTGCCAGGCCATTAGTTGGCAGTcactttataaagaaacactGCACCTATAGTTTGTAATATGCATGCACATAAAGTCAGCGTTTTCACAAATTTGTGGTTTTGTAGTTTATGGAGGCAATAATGGtatcattttcaaaatattacactttgaaagcagttttaaaaaatgtttgtggtTTCAGGCCTCCAAAATGCTGTTGTTGTTTAAATGAATGGtaaaaatgaatgtattattgttttaaagATAAAATGATGAGTCATCACAATCTCAGCCGTATAGGgtgaaatacattttatgaGCAGCTCTGTcaagaaatttaaaacatggtaAGACCCAAATACAAACAGATACTTTATGACTTTCAgacataattaattaaatgattatgatgcaaataaattaacaaaaaggtCATGGTGATGAAAAACATGAGATGGgaggaaaaaaatgctttaatgCTTATGCTCACAAAAGCTTCTAGAGGCACTTACTAAACTTAACTATTTTCCATGACCAAAGTACATCGTTTATCCATAAACTTATTGTCCATATTAACAAGTGTAATCAATGATGGTTTAATGATGAACTCTCTTCACTGTGACAACTTTGTGATTGTTTCTTTGTCCTGatttagggtgttttcaaaccgGCGGTTCATTTCGGAACGGGGCACATTTCGCGTGAAAAATTgctaatgtgaaagctgtcatgcggacccaGATGAGCACTGAGGTACCGAACCTGAGACAATCTGAAGGAGGTGCGCAcatggcgtattatacgtacgaaccccccacccaaccaccctaatcctacccacgAGTGTATCAtttgcacgcgaaaaactgcatagcacaccaaaactcatttagGCGTATACATtctagtgatcgaccgatattgattttttataaccgattatttgcatgtttatgtgtCGATAACCGATATAGAACCGATATTTACttattgtgttatttctgtcttttacaattacagcaacagcactgaactgagctttttaaacactgtaatttttgcagtttcactcactcacatacagaacaaaagacatttacatcaataaatagaattgtttttttttttttaatacagtgcAAAGTCTCAttaacattaatgctgttttacctttttatttataaatacagccATATTAACAACAGGCAAAATACATTCATAATGTCTAATATTTTCAAATGGAGAATATAAATGACAGTTGAGTCTATCAACTCCCCATAACTATGAGCatataagcattcattttaaactacagttttaaaaggtttatgtgtttaatagactaaaGAGTGAATATTCTCTGGATTATGCAAACATTGTAAAAGATGATGTATTCGCCGGTTTGTTTATGTCAATCTCATCTACTAAGGTATCAAAATGAATGTTTGTGTCAGTCTCTGAATTATGCTGATGACAGGGTGCTGTTTTCATCTCTGCGTTTAACACTCATCTCGCGGAGATAGGcttaataattcattttcacggagctgtaattaattagatgtttattataaaacaacGAATTGATATATAATGTTAAATGTCatatagcagacgttaatacgttaatataatttaagtttTAAACGAGTCGGTCTTGTTTACATGTACAGTGACTAGCCTATGCTGGAACAACTCGTGAGAGTACGGCTGAACGTGAGCATAAACACAGAGAGAAAGAGTTTGGTGCTTTTATTTCTAACATGCTCTCATTCGTGGCGTAATAATTAATTTTTCacggagctgtaattaattagatgtttattatataaatgttataaagCAGACGTAtaatttaaggagttttaaacgagtcgGTCTTGTTGAAATGGTGATCTAGCCTATATGCTAGAGCAACAACTCGGTGAGAGAACGGCTGAATGCGACTGAGAATAAACACAAAGAGAGAAATAAGTTTGGCGCTTTTATttccaacatgctctcattcatggcttttttatttcattcatgTGAAGTTGCATCTTTATTGCGACATGATGACGGATTACCTGACTGACTCCGTCAGTGAGTTCGTTCACAATATATTGATCCATGTTCTGTTTTCTTTCATGGGCTGTGCACATTTGTGATGTTATATGAATGCTAATCTACCAGGGTTCGATAGAATCAAGTTGAGTGTGAAACCAGACCAATGCGCCAAGGAAAAGGATGGATCTGAACATGAACTACTTACTGTGATGTCGGACATGCACTTTTTGTATGACCAAGCAGAGAACCTAAAtaagtgaaactctttccacatgaATGACAATGATATGGCTTCACTCCAGTGTGGATCTTCTCGTGTATTTTCAGATATTCTGGTCGTTTGAATCTCTTGTCACATTGTGAACACTCATAAGGTTTGTCTACAGTGTGAACTGACTGGTGTAGTTTTAGTTCAGAATCTCTAATGAAGGACTTTCCACACTTAGAGCAAATATGATCCCTCAGACCGCTGTGTCTTTTAagatgtatttttaaattacccATCTGTCTAAAACCCTTTCCACACAAGGAACACACATGAGGCTTCTCGTTTGTATGAAGTTTCACGTGGCCCTTCAGTGCATCTGCCCTAAAAAACTTTTTATCACAATGATCACAGTTATAAGGTCTTTCTCTAGTATGAGTACGCAGATGTACTTTAAAAACACTGGCCTTtctgaaactcttcccacactgatcacatgtgTAAAGATTTTCTCCAGTGTGGATTTTTATGTGATCCCGAAGACTTGGTTTTCGtctgaaactcttcccacactcATCACATTTGtgcggcttctctccagtgtggattttcatgtgttcattaagggttatttttagcttgAATTTCAtcccacactgatcacatgtgTGCGGCCTTTCCCCGGTGTGGACTTTCATGTGTTCTCTCAGGTTTCCTTTGTGTGCAAAACTCTTCCCACATCGATTACATGTGTAAGGCCTCTCTCCGGTGTGGATTTTCATGTGTTCCTTAAGGTTTCCTTTTTGAgagaaactcttcccacactgatcacatgtgTGCGGCTTCTCCATAGTGTGGACTTTCATGTGTTCGGTAAGGCTTCCTTTATGTAGAAAATTCTTCCTGCATTGATCACATGTGTACAGCTTCTCTACAGTGTGGATTTTCATATGATTATTAAGGTCTTCTTTTTGAGGGAAACTCTCcccacactgatcacacatgtGGGTTTTTTCTGCGATGTGTGGCTTTTCTGCGGTGTGGACTTTCATGTGTTCAGTGAGGTTTCCTTTTAGTGTGAAATTCttcccacactgatcacatgtgTGTGGCAATCTATTCAATCTCATGTGCGAATTAAGATTTTGCTTGCATGagaaactttttccacactgaGGGTAGCTGAAacatttgttttcttcttcCAAAGAGTCACTTAAAGACGTTTCTTCATTTTTGACATGATGATCTTTCTCTTTTGCTTCACTCAGTTCTTCAAGCTTATTATTTGCTTCCATCAGGtctaaaattaaagtaaaatagtACAAGAAGTTACTGTACTTTAATTTTCAGTAAATCATATACTCAGAGAGAAAtgagatatatatattagtgtcaTTAGTGACATTTGCCCTGATAAAATGAAGGCCTTTAACCACAGGTCCAAGTATGCCTTAAACCATCATATTATTTCTTACAATTTTCTAACTGCAACCACTAAATCTGATAAACTGCTTGAAGTTTTATAACCTTATAGAAGAATCAAGAATAAACACCAACCTATTTGTTCTTCAATATATTCCTGTTTTATTCTGCAGGGTTCAGAATCATTCATGTTCTCCATAGTCTTCCATAAATTCTTCTCCGCTTGTAGGCTGATTGGAATATTGCAGCATTTATTGGTGAATTGCTGTGGGAGGTGCAGATCTGCCAAAATCAAGAATAATCTAGTTATTAAATTGATGCTTTCAGTAATCCACACATTATACGCTAGTTTGTGTTCATCTATCCAACttttgaaatgtaaaattatttcaatagctgtttttataattgtaaattgtacaatactgtatattgttTGCCTATAGCTATGGACATCCATCAAATTAAATTTGAGTGTCAATTTACATGTGATCTGTCAACATCAGCATAATAATTTAAGTAAAATGGGTACTAATGACATTACGTTTTTTCAGCAGTAGTGTTCATAGTGACACTCACGGAAACAAGCTTTTAATGAGATTCATTAACCACAGTTTAATTAAACCATAATCATAAACCATAatcatataaaaaaatcatatagcAGGATAGCATTCACTTggaacaataaaaataaaaattagcccatgatttagtcatcctaggtgtatatgatattctactttcagacaaattgtaatattaaaatttGTCCTGGTTCTTtccagctttataatggcagtgaatggcttattcatttttgaagtccataaaagtgcatctatccattatataACTGCTCCACGGCTCTGgggagttaataaaggccttctaaagcaAAGTGGTatatttgtgtaagaaaaatatctttatttaaaactgtatttactaaaataactaacttcCAGCGGCTCTCCatactttttctttttcatacGATTTattttaagggtgctttcacatctctagttcggttcatttggcccgaaccaagggcaaacaattatacattgttgcatttttcagcttttttggttccttttcacaccacactgattgctttggtccgaaccagttgaaacgaaccaaaacgcaagcacgtgacaacatccacatcactcattggccatggcgtatttcctaaactgctttttgattggtcagaatttacgtgtgggaaaattccagcaGAAGAGGccaagccagcaaactataataacactatggagagatgACTGCGtgggccagttttgtccctggccataatctactacactgtgtgtatttaccacagtatgcaaatacctttctataatgaagcacggatgcgacgtgaaaacaacgttctaatgcactgcagacggcgaacGCGCATCTCTCATCACCAAGCGGAGGCgtacattaattattaactcttgacatgctcatcttcccgaaaatattgacaacgatctatcaggtaataatatcatgcacacaatgtcagcgcagccgactacggcagctggttcagtccaaaaatgatcagtacttttgcagttggttctgttcgaggtcggatcacgttctcaccacaaacaaaccgctccagagttcgtttgaaagcgtaccgagaccacctcttcaaggtctcggtacgcttatttggtccgcttttggtgcgcacccgagtgcgattgctgctttcagacctgtcCAAACGAActgcaccaaagagggaaacgaactctagtacgattcaaccgaactaaatgaggcaggtgtgaaagcaccctaaacgAGGTACCCTTGAACCCTTGACGCATGCGTATTGACGAACATGGAagcgcagaggatagagcaaaacaaaacaccggtcatgaattagaagtctaaaacGAGGAATTTTTTTAACAGAAATGGCGAACTTCGATTTAAGAGAAGAGGGGCTTGAGCTTGTTGTCCAGCCCTATTCCCGAGAGGTGTCGAAGCTTGTGATGCTCCTATATGTcacgtcaggggttactcttttgcgCAAGTCGAGTTGTGTTTGGCTTTCCGCCGGAAGTACGTTATTTTGTtgtataaagttttaaatatggatatttttttagacaaacatgccacttcgcttcagaaggcctttattaacccctcagTGCCACGTGGAGCAGccatatgatggatagatgcacttttatggacttaagtcaggacattttttttatataactttgattttattcttctgaaagaagaatgtcatatacacctagagggtgagtaaatcatgggctgaCTTTCATTTtggtgtgaactaaccctttaagtgcatCACTTTGTTGCAAATACAAGCTATGCATGTTTCATGAAGTTACAAGTAAAAATATCATGTGAAAGCTATATTTGATTTTTACTTGGCTACATGTGTGCCTGTGGAGTTTTATGCTTCAtaacagtgatgccagtaacgcgttacttaataacgcattactctaatctgaccaCTTTTTTAGTAACAAGTAATCTAACgtgttactatttccaaactagtaatcagattaaagttacttatccaagtcactatGCGTTACTATTTTTCTAATtctctttaataaaaaaatatttttgctttcttcttgcgTCTGGGGGAATGAAGTCACGTGTGCGACAAGTCACGTTTTCAGCATGAGGACAGTTCACGTCACGTGTAAAACATATCACTCAGCGAAcgacacaaacatacacaacaATGGAGGGAGGAGAGAGGTGCGCGTTTTCCAGCTGGAAATATAGTCactattttgagtttgtgtCAGCTAAGTACGGCAATATTAAGGTTCGTTGTACACTCTGTGCTGGTAATGACAAAGTGTTATCTAGCTACAAAAACACTACGTCAAATTTAAAGAAACATCTGGAGTCGCTGCACTGCACAGTCAAACTTACAGCGCAAGTCCCACCAGGTGGTGCGAAGCTGAGAGATGAAGGTCCCCCACCACCCAAACAACAAAAGCTGGACTTCGGTGCAAAACCAGTAAGTGGGGGAGAGTTGAAGAAGTTGGTCGGGCAGTAAGTTGTAGAGGAAATGCTCCCAACACGGTTGACTCGCCCTCATTTTGTGCCATAATAAACAAGATCCCTGCTACTGTCAATGCCGAGCTGCCTCACAGAACAGCTTTTTCTTCTTACATGGAGAAGGAGTATTGATGGAGGGTAATCTGAAGGCTACGCTGAATGAGGTCGACTTTGTGTCAACTACCGTGGACATTTGGACCGCTAACAATAGAAGTTATATGGGAGTAACGCTCCACTGGATCAGTAGATCCACATTAGAGCGCAACAAGCCTGCATTGGCATGTAGGAGAATTCGCGGTAGACGCACTTATGATGTTATTGGTGCAGAAATCGAAAACATTCACTCTTCATTTGGACTACTCAACAAAGTAGTTGCAACAGTGACTGATAATGGATCCAACTTTGTCAAGGCGTTTAAAGTTTATCAGCCTGTCACAGAGTCCGATGATGAGACGGAGGAGGGAGAGCCCGCCCCCACAGATGATGATGTCACTTTTTTAGATCTGTCAGAAAAGCTGAGGATGAAAGTGATGGCCTGCTGTCTCTTCCCCCGCACCACAGGTGTGCTTCACACACCATCAACCTAATTTCCACAAatgatgtggagaaatatttaACTTACCATGCAGAAAGCAAGGCTGTGTATAGGAGCAGCACAGCAAAATGCACAGCTCTTTGGACCAAATCAAGTAGATCTACCCTTGCATCAGAAACAGTGGAGGAAGTCAGCAAAAGAAAGCTCCTGGTACCAAAATCCACAAGATGGAATTCTTTTTTTGATGCTGTAAAGAGAATTGCAGAAATCCCCATGAGTGAGCTAAATACTCTGTGCACAAAGCTGGGAGTTAAGTGCTTCAAAGACCAAGAGTACCAGTTCCTGCATGAGTACTGCACCGCCATGAAGCCTTTAACTGCAGCACTTGACATTTTACAAGGTGACGGTCCTTATGGGACTTTACTTCCCACACTTGAAGTTCTGATGCAGAAGACCCTGGCTGTGAAAGATGCCCTCTCCAGGATGACTGCAGGCCTTCCAGATGCCATAGTGCAGGTGGGTTCCATCTTTTAAGCTAGTTAAAATTTCTTGCATCCCACTATTCATGAATATGGAACAGAATATTCATTATCACTGCAAAATGAGATTTAAACAAATACAGATGTCAGTAGGTAAccttaaaacaaaattaaattgataatatTGATCCCACATTAGGCATTGTTTGCAAGTAATTTAATGACATAATAAATAGTAAGCCTTGTAGGCATAAACGTATCAATTATATTTTTCAGGCTACCCAGACTCATTTTGCCAGTGTGCTGGACGACAAAGATGCCCTTCTCGCAGCTGTCAGTTCAAAATTCAAACTCCGATGGCTGAGTGATGCAGGTAGGAGGGAGCGAGTAAAAGAGCTTCTTATAGAAGTGTGCCCACCACATCTGCCAGCCAAGGTGAGATGGATTTTTTCAATTTTGAGGCAGAGCCAGAGGAGACCTACTCTGCACAAAATGAAGTCATGGACTACCTGAGGTCAGCCTTTGACCTTCAGATTCTGCATCAGTTTTCAAACAtaaagaacatttttttgaaGTATAACACTCCAACCCCATCAAGTGCTCCTGTGGAGCGGCTTTTCAGTCTGGGAGGTTTGGTGCTCACGCATAGAAGAAATAAACTTTCTGACAAGAGGTTTGAGAAGCTTCTGTTAATGAGGTACAATCACTGGTTTACTCGCCCCACTCCACTTTTTCACTCATAAAATGCGATTACAATATAAGATTAGGCCAAAGTAACAAACAACAAATGTACACATGATATAAGCCTAAATGTGGTGTTATacacttgtttttttgtttttgttttgttttataaaaccACTCCTTGCTGCTCTAATGCTGTGAACAACAGGTTTAATGTtcataaaacatgttttaaagaatgtaatagttacatttataaacaaTGTAGATTATAAATAGTAAGTTTTACCATTACAGTGTTAACAGTTAAATATGTCAGGTCAAGAAAGACTGGCATTATTTTATGTCTTTTTTCAGGAAATAGTTCTGAAgttcaacttaaaatgtcaggagatacattgttgaaattcctgttaaaaatgcacttccaataaagtgagaGTTGGCAAAaccggttgtcatttctatgttgaggcggcaggggtgtttTCGGCTATGGCTGattgtaactaataaagtaacttgtaatctaacttagttacttttaaaatcaagtaatctgtaaagtaactaagttactttttaaaggagtaatcagtaatcagattactttttcaaagtaactgtggcaacactgcttCATAACTCTGTGAGGAATATCTTGTGATTGAAGCAATGGATTATATTGATTTTGGAATCATTTTAACTCTGAgaatatgtaaataatatgcAATTTTCCACAATCAGAGCATGTTTCATGAAGTTATGAGCGGAAACATAAATGCTGAATCCATATAGTATTTACATATGGGTCTTGCAGGGGTTCACATATAAAAACTCACTCCAGTCTAGCCCAAAACAATTATGCTTGTTACAcgtatatctgcagtgcacacttgaTTCAACTGCCGTTTGAATGACGTTGTTATGCTCAACAGAATCTcctactgtattcatgtcgatgttgtgtttgctgttagttgtggtgaaagcattttgtgagagaaataacattTCAAAGTTCACTCATGTTAATTCAGAGCGGGAATCTGGAGGTGGGGACTCTGGCCCGGGTCCTGGACGCGCCACAGATCAAGCTGGGTTATACCAAAAATCCCTGTGAGTATTAAGGGGGGTACGGCCATTCATCAAATCCTGATTCAACCTGACGCATTGGATAATGGCTGCCTGGTTACGGTCAGGTGTGTGCACAGGGATGAGGTGAAGTACCCATTAGTGCCAGTCATAATTCAATTTCGAGGGGTAAAACATAATGTGCAGGTCGCGGATAGTTCCCACCTCAGACATCCGCTGATTTTGAGAACAAATTGGCCCCCATTTAAAGAGTTATCGGGGTATATGTGTGTGGATGTCTCTTGGGAGAAAAAAGGGTGGGAAAAGAGTGCGGTCGCGCAGCTAGGGGAAGTTGAGCCGGGACCATCTGGGGCTGGGTCagagtgaaatgtaaacaggtccactccatggacagcaaataacaattaacaaaaaaagcacaaaaaattataaaataggaataggatcaGGGGTGCCGCCAGAAATTCTGGGCCCTATGGAAAACAAAATTTCTGGGCCCCCTACAATTTTTACAGATAAAATTTAACCCAATAAACATGCCCTGTATACTTTAAAAAAGATATTTAGCACATGGCATAGTTAAAATGTCTAAAGATGAGTACAAAGCCTACAAAAACAAGAATTTTTTTAGAAAGATGTACTTGTTTACATAAAAGGGAGAACATTTATTATCTCAATTGCAATTGCAAGCACAACAGAACATATTGTACACATATTGACATATATTTTACATGAACAAGCTTAAGCTGGGTCCACCTGCTCAATCAGGAAACATCAGCTAGAACTAACTCATAATTAAATCAGTCAAGGAATAAAACTAGCTAGGCCAAAAGGGCTCACAATCAAGACACACCAGGAGTAATGCCAGGTGTGTCTTGGCATTactc encodes:
- the LOC137088813 gene encoding zinc finger protein draculin-like, which translates into the protein MENMNDSEPCRIKQEYIEEQIDLMEANNKLEELSEAKEKDHHVKNEETSLSDSLEEENKCFSYPQCGKSFSCKQNLNSHMRLNRLPHTCDQCGKNFTLKGNLTEHMKVHTAEKPHIAEKTHMCDQCGESFPQKEDLNNHMKIHTVEKLYTCDQCRKNFLHKGSLTEHMKVHTMEKPHTCDQCGKSFSQKGNLKEHMKIHTGERPYTCNRCGKSFAHKGNLREHMKVHTGERPHTCDQCGMKFKLKITLNEHMKIHTGEKPHKCDECGKSFRRKPSLRDHIKIHTGENLYTCDQCGKSFRKASVFKVHLRTHTRERPYNCDHCDKKFFRADALKGHVKLHTNEKPHVCSLCGKGFRQMGNLKIHLKRHSGLRDHICSKCGKSFIRDSELKLHQSVHTVDKPYECSQCDKRFKRPEYLKIHEKIHTGVKPYHCHSCGKSFTYLGSLLGHTKSACPTSQ